A single Balneola sp. DNA region contains:
- a CDS encoding DUF11 domain-containing protein, producing the protein MFAFFGVVGEIYAQETPPPGQEIVNQVSATYLEGGEEQDAYSNEVMVIVDGILEFNFWPNNSIAEFRGRSVEFSHYVRNDGTVPLTIDIKGYNDSGDDFDMQDIAWTNTSLVGQSKALANTDTITTSVVLEPGQEFETSYIGWISVDEDRAIQTSIMVFEATAREAGLTIINRDSITIQIGAIIDLEKEQIGVEDIERGDNFQYRLRGENVGDLTALPREIIVDGSTTEKVILTDSIPANLTFVSFTDVPGGTPYYKINEGEDFEYTTTLPEDLTQVHVIGIGYDSLEVGETFEASFEVMINETASDSIINIAEVSFVDPEGDITVAAASNDVILELPGVTASIDYFTDNDFDEETGTSGIGEPLHIQATASACNERRDEIEIVDIELRSQGTGDQEFYVGVETGPNTAVFRIQEEIPTRDGSIHPVIRDNKIKETIEDDVIEAILACAGIEGGIGASVTAEVMVDPFGIVFDSETNAVVEGAEVVIIDVNGTNNGGNPGQPALVRTANGKEEAPSNSTSDVNGKYRFPFLQPGVYRLEVTPPTGYTFSSIVPIDSLPADRVLDENASFGIDFEITGDPVGMDFDIPLDPQALGVLLATKAVDRSVAEIGDFINYTITLKSQAVNTIENLSVFDKLPFGFEYQPGSAKLDGIELTDPDGGVGPDLEFMIGSIDPGQTLKLTYRVYLGPGSERSEGINVAVVRSDELVVKTSNEAKVKVEVRGGVFSDEALIIGKVFMDCDEDNMQDGSELGIPGVRLYLENGNYVITDSNGTYTFYAINPNKHVLKLDNYSLPVGAKMKVLDNRHAFDPSSRFVDVKKGELHRADFAVCECSAEITEEINQRKALLEEKQGDGLSKSLKQNFSLNDRARGGGNSSKASGTIGNERAVTIERGAATPGEEVNVLNPVGTDTLNVLSKSIEELILDADQELDIINIADGDTLKSEKVTIWAKGKMGALFDLFVNWEVIGSNRIGQRSTLADKGIQVWEYVSLDLKPGINTIELVEGDPFGNIRASKSIQILTPGELAKVVVTVPRNNVQADGTSFALVNVRLEDESGLTIGSRMPLTLDNEFGIWRVPDLDQSEPGTQVFVENGEAQFELRSTIEPKSVKVRASVGIIYGEAKVEFLPDLRPMIAAGIIEGTLRFREPLNITSAADNDGFERELKELSYSMNNFTADGRFAFFLKGKVSGKTLLTAGYDSEKQEEQRLFRDIRPEEFYPVYGESSIKGFDAQSSGRLYLRLDRGKTYVLYGDFITQQNNPDVQLGGYTRSQNGVRTHIEEGRVSVDAFGVSAVSARRVREFRAQGISRYELPDNDLIDNSEIIEIITYDREQVVGLDTLGVPNDPSLILNRERLTRFTDYVIDPFTGTITFRNPIFSVDSDFNPVYIRATYEVEDDSERYLIGGVSGGLEVTKGLNIGAGVVQDNNPNNEFTMANSNLKFELGDNTKVIAEAVRTISDQFGTGNAARVEVQHKGSGYEIRGQVGRSDENFNNKGASLGQSRTEARARGRVDISKSTKLNAEFLLTRNDTTGDQTLGSLVGLRQSIGGSVNAELGIRYTEQTNSSSGDVTNTNLRSKVTSKIPFVTGASAFGEYEQDLNAADRKTIGLGANYKIRDIGKAYLKHEFASTAAGRYTLQSNAQRNNTVFGIDASYMKNGRVFSEYRMNDANDGRSGQASIGLRNKFVLREGLGLNAGFERIFTVMGPNRNDGTAISTSVEYTGSENWKGSARAEARFGVNSDTYLNTLGYGLKINNDWTFLGRNIISISTQTGNSGINKLQERFQVGAAYRDSHTNMFDALFRYEFKYQKDETVASGFFRTAHVLTSHANYHPTSDLVLSGRVGAKYSLENDDQLRSESFLELVSGRALYDLNERWDAGINASILANSDFTTKDYGLGIEVGYLVATNLRLATGFNFFGYEDQDLAENNYTQPGAYLGFAYKFDERVFRNLAPRRGSNIIDESLYLTCIPCDKTMDLKTMPIDIPGHELTPVILTAADFEYEPLKTYVLLPRQIHFDNDKSYINQATAQMLDKVAKFLMEQDDYKINLSGFTDTKASNDYNLALSDRRSKAARAYLIAAGVQDRKLIIDKFGETESTGENIVEMALERKVELDLNELNSRVTFVDQIEDVQVQQKAARIGGWDYIFKMEHNAVPANLNLNSNSSQLSFLNKYIIERIAIALERYPTVNVTIGLPNDLRFTALQNAIMDELTRSGADISRFMFIRGVAGDNNTVRFNYTGADNLTFHTQKDDIKFANNPEVPALIESMLRILKSREDYELIQDLSQSYVVPDRVNFTPRSTALDNETQAVLSRIGSYLRNNPSVYLELIGDGSRTDAQRMIAMRDYLVDWGVDGNRITSSPGTIDTEGKSIRIEYRNADSINLRNIEFLNRPRGQQ; encoded by the coding sequence ATGTTCGCCTTCTTCGGCGTTGTGGGAGAGATCTATGCACAAGAGACTCCGCCTCCTGGTCAGGAAATCGTTAATCAGGTTTCGGCTACCTACTTGGAAGGAGGGGAGGAACAGGACGCTTACTCAAACGAAGTAATGGTTATCGTTGATGGGATCCTGGAGTTCAACTTTTGGCCAAACAACTCTATCGCTGAGTTTAGAGGCAGAAGCGTAGAGTTTAGCCATTATGTTCGGAATGATGGTACCGTTCCACTCACGATAGATATCAAAGGATATAATGATTCAGGAGATGATTTTGATATGCAGGATATTGCATGGACTAACACTTCTCTTGTTGGGCAAAGCAAAGCACTTGCGAATACCGATACCATTACAACCTCAGTAGTTCTTGAACCGGGTCAGGAATTTGAGACGAGCTATATCGGATGGATTAGTGTAGATGAAGACAGAGCAATTCAGACTTCGATTATGGTATTTGAGGCAACTGCCAGAGAAGCTGGGCTTACTATTATTAATAGAGATTCTATCACCATTCAGATTGGAGCAATCATAGACCTGGAAAAGGAACAGATCGGAGTGGAGGACATAGAGAGAGGAGATAACTTCCAGTATAGATTGAGGGGAGAGAATGTCGGTGATTTAACGGCACTACCTCGGGAAATCATTGTTGATGGAAGTACCACAGAAAAAGTAATACTTACTGATTCAATTCCTGCAAATCTAACTTTTGTTTCATTCACTGATGTTCCAGGTGGAACACCATATTACAAAATAAATGAAGGCGAAGACTTTGAATACACTACTACTCTGCCTGAGGATTTAACACAGGTACATGTTATTGGTATCGGTTATGATTCCTTAGAAGTAGGAGAAACTTTCGAAGCTTCTTTTGAAGTGATGATCAACGAGACTGCTTCCGATTCTATCATCAATATTGCAGAAGTATCTTTTGTTGATCCTGAAGGTGACATTACCGTTGCTGCTGCTTCGAACGATGTAATTCTTGAGCTTCCGGGAGTAACAGCCAGCATCGACTACTTTACGGATAATGATTTTGATGAGGAAACAGGAACTTCAGGAATCGGAGAACCTCTTCATATCCAGGCAACAGCTTCTGCATGTAACGAGAGAAGGGATGAGATAGAGATTGTTGATATCGAACTTAGATCTCAAGGTACAGGTGATCAGGAATTTTATGTAGGTGTTGAAACAGGACCAAACACAGCTGTGTTTAGAATCCAGGAAGAAATTCCTACAAGAGACGGTTCAATTCATCCGGTAATAAGAGACAACAAAATTAAAGAAACGATTGAAGATGATGTAATTGAGGCTATTCTTGCTTGTGCTGGTATTGAAGGTGGAATTGGAGCATCTGTTACTGCAGAAGTAATGGTTGATCCATTTGGTATCGTTTTCGACAGCGAAACAAACGCAGTTGTAGAAGGGGCCGAAGTAGTAATTATCGATGTAAATGGTACCAACAACGGAGGTAATCCCGGACAACCTGCGCTAGTGAGAACGGCCAATGGTAAAGAAGAAGCTCCTAGTAATTCAACCAGTGATGTTAACGGAAAATACAGGTTCCCATTCCTGCAACCGGGTGTTTATCGTCTCGAAGTTACCCCACCAACAGGCTATACTTTCAGTTCAATTGTACCTATTGATTCCTTACCAGCCGATCGGGTGTTAGATGAAAACGCTTCGTTCGGAATTGATTTTGAAATTACCGGAGACCCTGTTGGAATGGACTTTGATATTCCTCTTGACCCGCAGGCTTTAGGAGTACTATTAGCTACGAAAGCAGTAGATAGGTCGGTCGCTGAGATAGGTGACTTTATTAATTACACTATTACACTTAAGAGTCAGGCGGTTAATACCATTGAGAATCTAAGTGTGTTTGATAAGCTGCCATTTGGATTTGAGTACCAGCCAGGTTCTGCGAAGCTTGATGGAATTGAACTTACTGACCCGGATGGAGGAGTAGGTCCTGATTTAGAATTCATGATTGGAAGTATTGATCCGGGGCAGACCTTAAAACTTACCTATAGAGTGTATCTGGGGCCAGGTTCAGAGAGAAGTGAGGGAATTAACGTGGCGGTAGTACGAAGTGATGAGCTCGTTGTGAAAACCAGTAATGAAGCTAAAGTTAAGGTAGAAGTACGTGGGGGTGTATTCTCAGATGAAGCCTTAATTATAGGTAAGGTTTTCATGGATTGTGATGAAGACAACATGCAGGACGGTTCTGAGCTTGGAATCCCAGGGGTAAGGTTATACCTGGAAAATGGTAATTATGTGATTACTGATAGCAATGGTACGTACACCTTCTATGCAATCAATCCTAATAAGCACGTATTGAAGCTGGATAATTATTCCCTTCCTGTTGGAGCCAAAATGAAAGTGCTTGACAACAGACATGCTTTTGATCCAAGTAGTCGATTTGTTGATGTTAAGAAAGGAGAACTTCACCGTGCTGATTTTGCAGTATGTGAGTGTAGTGCTGAGATAACAGAAGAAATCAATCAGCGAAAAGCATTACTGGAAGAGAAACAAGGGGATGGTCTTTCTAAATCGCTTAAGCAAAACTTCTCATTGAATGATAGGGCAAGAGGTGGAGGAAACTCAAGCAAGGCAAGTGGTACTATTGGAAATGAGAGAGCAGTTACTATTGAAAGAGGAGCTGCTACACCGGGAGAGGAAGTAAACGTTCTTAATCCGGTTGGAACAGATACTCTAAATGTTTTATCGAAGTCTATTGAAGAGCTTATTCTGGATGCCGATCAAGAACTGGATATTATAAATATTGCGGACGGTGATACTCTGAAAAGTGAAAAAGTAACCATTTGGGCAAAAGGAAAGATGGGTGCTTTATTTGATCTGTTTGTAAATTGGGAAGTAATTGGGTCTAATAGAATAGGTCAGCGTTCTACATTAGCAGATAAAGGGATTCAGGTTTGGGAATATGTGAGTTTAGATCTCAAGCCAGGTATTAATACCATAGAACTGGTTGAAGGTGATCCTTTTGGAAATATTCGAGCTTCAAAGAGTATACAGATTCTTACTCCGGGCGAGCTTGCTAAGGTTGTGGTAACTGTACCACGGAATAATGTACAGGCTGATGGTACTTCTTTTGCTCTTGTTAATGTTCGACTGGAAGATGAATCAGGATTGACTATTGGCTCAAGAATGCCATTAACTCTCGATAATGAATTTGGTATTTGGAGAGTACCAGATTTAGATCAAAGCGAACCAGGTACACAGGTATTTGTTGAAAATGGAGAAGCTCAATTTGAGCTACGTTCTACTATTGAACCGAAATCAGTGAAGGTAAGAGCTTCGGTAGGTATTATATATGGAGAAGCGAAAGTAGAATTCCTGCCAGACTTACGCCCAATGATCGCTGCGGGTATTATTGAAGGTACTCTTCGATTCAGAGAACCTTTGAATATTACTAGCGCAGCTGATAATGACGGATTCGAAAGAGAGTTAAAAGAGCTTTCATACAGCATGAATAACTTTACTGCTGATGGTCGTTTTGCGTTCTTCTTAAAAGGTAAAGTCTCAGGTAAAACACTTCTTACTGCCGGATACGATTCCGAAAAACAAGAAGAACAGCGTTTATTCCGCGATATCCGTCCTGAGGAATTCTATCCGGTATATGGAGAATCATCAATTAAAGGTTTCGATGCTCAATCTTCAGGAAGGTTATACCTAAGACTCGATCGTGGGAAAACATATGTACTGTATGGAGATTTCATTACCCAACAAAATAACCCTGATGTTCAACTTGGAGGATATACCCGATCTCAAAACGGAGTTAGGACTCACATTGAAGAAGGAAGAGTTTCGGTTGATGCTTTTGGGGTAAGTGCAGTATCCGCTCGAAGAGTCAGGGAGTTCAGAGCGCAGGGTATTTCAAGATATGAGCTCCCCGATAATGATCTTATCGACAATAGTGAAATCATTGAGATCATTACATATGACAGAGAACAAGTTGTTGGGCTGGATACTTTAGGTGTACCAAATGACCCAAGCTTAATATTAAACAGGGAGCGTTTAACCAGATTTACCGACTATGTAATTGATCCATTTACGGGGACTATTACTTTCAGAAACCCAATCTTCAGCGTAGATAGTGATTTCAATCCAGTTTACATCCGGGCAACCTATGAGGTAGAAGATGATTCAGAGCGCTATTTAATAGGTGGGGTAAGCGGAGGTCTTGAAGTAACAAAAGGTCTTAACATTGGCGCAGGTGTTGTTCAGGATAACAATCCGAACAACGAGTTTACCATGGCTAATAGTAATCTGAAATTTGAACTCGGAGATAATACAAAAGTTATAGCCGAAGCAGTAAGAACTATTTCGGATCAATTCGGAACAGGTAATGCCGCCAGAGTTGAAGTTCAGCATAAAGGATCAGGTTATGAGATTCGAGGACAAGTAGGTCGTTCAGATGAAAACTTTAATAATAAAGGAGCTTCATTAGGTCAGTCCAGAACGGAGGCACGTGCCAGAGGGCGGGTTGATATCTCAAAGAGCACAAAATTAAATGCAGAATTCCTTCTAACCAGAAATGATACTACCGGAGACCAAACACTTGGATCTTTAGTTGGTTTAAGACAATCAATTGGTGGTTCGGTTAATGCAGAGCTTGGTATTAGGTATACAGAGCAAACCAATAGTTCTTCAGGTGATGTGACCAATACCAACTTAAGAAGTAAAGTAACTTCGAAGATTCCATTCGTTACTGGAGCATCTGCCTTTGGTGAGTATGAGCAGGATCTAAATGCAGCTGATAGAAAAACTATTGGATTGGGAGCTAATTATAAGATTAGAGATATAGGAAAGGCATATCTCAAACATGAGTTTGCTTCAACTGCAGCTGGAAGATATACCCTTCAAAGCAACGCTCAGAGAAATAATACGGTGTTTGGTATTGATGCCAGCTACATGAAGAATGGTAGAGTATTCAGTGAATACAGAATGAATGATGCCAACGATGGAAGATCAGGACAGGCTTCGATCGGGTTGAGAAATAAGTTCGTACTTCGTGAAGGTTTAGGGTTGAATGCTGGATTTGAAAGAATTTTCACGGTAATGGGCCCGAACAGAAATGACGGAACGGCGATTTCAACATCAGTGGAGTATACAGGAAGTGAGAACTGGAAGGGATCGGCCAGAGCAGAAGCACGCTTTGGAGTAAATAGCGATACCTACTTAAATACGCTTGGTTATGGTTTGAAAATCAATAATGATTGGACCTTCCTGGGTAGAAACATCATTTCGATAAGTACTCAAACAGGAAATTCAGGAATCAACAAACTCCAGGAGCGTTTCCAGGTTGGCGCGGCCTACCGCGATTCTCACACCAATATGTTTGATGCTTTATTTCGATATGAATTCAAGTATCAAAAGGATGAAACAGTAGCTTCCGGATTCTTTAGAACTGCTCATGTACTAACGAGCCATGCAAACTACCACCCAACTTCTGATCTGGTTCTTTCAGGAAGGGTAGGAGCTAAATACTCATTAGAAAATGATGATCAGTTGAGATCTGAGTCTTTCCTAGAACTAGTTTCAGGTAGGGCATTATATGACTTAAATGAAAGATGGGATGCTGGTATTAATGCAAGTATTCTTGCGAATAGTGATTTCACCACGAAAGACTACGGTTTAGGAATTGAAGTAGGGTATCTGGTTGCTACAAACCTTCGTCTGGCTACAGGCTTTAATTTTTTTGGTTACGAAGACCAGGATCTCGCAGAGAACAACTATACTCAACCGGGGGCTTATTTAGGTTTTGCTTACAAGTTTGACGAGCGAGTATTTAGAAATCTTGCTCCACGAAGAGGTTCAAACATCATTGATGAAAGCTTGTATTTGACATGTATTCCATGCGACAAGACAATGGATCTCAAAACAATGCCAATCGACATTCCTGGGCATGAGTTGACTCCGGTAATTCTTACTGCGGCTGACTTCGAGTACGAACCACTCAAGACCTATGTATTATTGCCACGTCAGATTCACTTCGATAATGATAAGTCGTACATCAATCAGGCAACTGCTCAAATGCTTGATAAAGTGGCCAAGTTCCTTATGGAGCAGGATGATTACAAGATCAATCTTTCTGGTTTCACCGACACCAAAGCTTCAAACGATTACAACCTGGCACTATCAGATCGCCGTTCAAAAGCTGCACGTGCTTACTTAATTGCTGCGGGTGTACAGGATAGAAAGCTGATCATTGATAAGTTTGGTGAGACAGAATCTACAGGTGAAAACATTGTAGAAATGGCTTTAGAGCGTAAGGTAGAACTCGACCTGAATGAGCTCAACAGCAGAGTTACCTTCGTTGATCAAATCGAAGATGTTCAGGTACAGCAAAAAGCAGCAAGAATTGGCGGATGGGATTACATCTTTAAGATGGAGCATAATGCAGTACCAGCCAACCTGAATTTAAACTCTAATTCATCTCAGTTGAGCTTCCTTAACAAGTACATCATAGAGCGAATAGCTATAGCTCTTGAAAGATATCCGACTGTTAACGTGACTATCGGGTTACCAAATGATCTGAGATTTACCGCTCTTCAAAATGCAATTATGGATGAGTTAACAAGAAGTGGTGCTGATATTTCTCGATTCATGTTTATCCGTGGAGTTGCTGGAGATAATAATACGGTACGCTTCAACTACACAGGTGCTGATAACCTGACTTTCCATACTCAAAAGGATGACATCAAATTTGCAAACAACCCTGAGGTTCCTGCTTTGATCGAAAGCATGTTGAGAATCCTCAAGTCCAGAGAAGATTATGAATTGATCCAGGATCTGTCTCAGAGTTATGTAGTACCGGATCGAGTGAACTTCACTCCACGTTCTACGGCACTTGATAATGAGACGCAGGCCGTACTTTCAAGAATTGGTTCTTACTTGCGAAATAACCCATCCGTATATCTTGAATTAATTGGAGATGGTAGCAGAACGGATGCGCAGAGAATGATTGCAATGCGCGATTATCTGGTGGATTGGGGCGTTGACGGTAATAGAATTACCTCAAGTCCCGGAACCATTGATACTGAAGGTAAATCAATCAGAATAGAATATAGAAATGCAGATTCCATCAACCTTAGAAACATCGAGTTTCTAAACAGACCGCGGGGGCAACAGTGA